In Balearica regulorum gibbericeps isolate bBalReg1 chromosome 2, bBalReg1.pri, whole genome shotgun sequence, one DNA window encodes the following:
- the CCN3 gene encoding CCN family member 3, whose product MATGGGQGLPALLLLLLLRLCEVSGREPACPRPCGGRCPAEPPRCAPGVPAVLDGCSCCLVCARQRGESCSPLLPCDESSGLYCDRGPEDGGGAAGICMVLEGDNCVFDGMIYRNGETFQPSCKYQCTCRDGQIGCLPRCNLDLLLPGPDCPFPRKIEVPGECCEKWICDPKDEVILGGFAMAAYRQEATLGIDVSDSSANCIEQTTEWSACSKSCGMGFSTRVTNRNQQCEMVKQTRLCMIRPCENEEPFDKKGKKCIRTKKSLKAVRFEYKNCTSVQTYKPRYCGLCNDGRCCTPHNTKTIQVEFRCPQGKVLKKPMMLISTCVCHNNCPQSNNAFFQPLDPTSSEAKI is encoded by the exons ATGGCGAcgggcggcgggcagggcctGCCcgccctgctgctcctcctcctcctccggctgTGCGAG GTGAGCGGCCGGGAGCCGGCATGTCCCCGGCCCTGCGGCGGGCGCTGCCCGGCCGAGCCGCCGCGCTGCGCCCCGGGGGTGCCCGCCGTGCTGGacggctgctcctgctgcctggtGTGCGCCCGGCAGCGCGGCGAGAGCTGCTCCCCGCTGCTGCCCTGCGACGAGAGCAGCGGCCTCTACTGCGACCGCGGCCCCGAGGACGGCGGCGGTGCCGCCGGCATCTGCATGG TGCTGGAGGGAGACAACTGCGTGTTTGATGGGATGATTTATCGCAACGGGGAAACGTTCCAGCCCAGCTGCAAGTACCAGTGCACCTGCCGAGACGGACAGATCGGCTGCCTGCCCCGCTGTAACCTGGACCTGCTGCTCCCCGGCCCTGACTGCCCTTTCCCCAGAAAAATCGAAGTCCCTGGAGAGTGTTGTGAGAAGTGGATCTGCGACCCTAAAGATGAAGTGATTTTGGGAGGTTTTGCTATGGCTG CCTACAGACAAGAGGCCACGCTCGGGATCGATGTGTCGGATTCAAGTGCCAATTGTATTGAGCAGACAACAGAATGGAGTGCTTGTTCCAAAAGCTGTGGAATGGGCTTTTCCACCCGCGTTACCAACAGAAATCAACAGTGTGAGATGGTGAAGCAGACACGGCTTTGCATGATAAGACCTTGTGAAAATGAAGAGCCATTCGATAAG AAAGGGAAGAAGTGTATCCGAACAAAGAAGTCCCTGAAAGCTGTTCGCTTTGAATACAAGAACTGCACTAGTGTGCAGACATACAAACCTCGTTACTGTGGCCTCTGCAATGATGGGCGATGCTGTACCCCACACAACACCAAAACGATTCAAGTTGAGTTCCGCTGTCCTCAGGGCAAAGTTCTAAAAAAGCCAATGATGTTGATCAGCACCTGTGTCTGTCATAATAACTGCCCTCAGAGTAACAATGCTTTCTTCCAGCCATTAGATCCAACGTCTAGTGaagcaaaaatatga